A single region of the Fusarium keratoplasticum isolate Fu6.1 chromosome 7, whole genome shotgun sequence genome encodes:
- a CDS encoding MFS domain-containing protein, which produces MLSNNRILQHFNRHLALAFSVIAVSTFNYGFDNAAYNNTQAMDAFQRQFGDWNEAAGTYKISPSWLSLFNSLNYIGFGAGVIIGSLVSERWGRRWCMFGMSAWALVPAIMAVTSVSKHQIMATRILNYIYIGMELAVVPVYQSEIMPKEIRGFAVGSYQFSLMTGTLIVSCVCRGTSSLSGNLSFRIPFGLFFIIPVVVMILIFFIPESPRWLLTKDRTEEARAALGKLREGKQTEAEIDEQFAALQYALEKEPEQGRYVELFQGKNLKRTGIVVAMNFFQQATGQAFASSYGTIFIRDIGTINPFTMSIINSIVNLTVAFTGLYFVDRLGRRPLLFTSAGWMFSAIVTMGALGTVANPSFGIKSGIVAMLTLFGSGFTFAFAPLNYVVTTEIPALRLRDASQRTASIVNVATNFVVSFSIPYLLYDQYAGLGSKLGFVFAGILALAIVFVYFCVPECKGKSLEQVDRLFNQNVSLRKFGKYKTEDLATDSADGAEKGVGVAVTSHKN; this is translated from the exons ATGTTGTCTAACAACAGGATTCTTCAACACTTCAACCGCCACCTGGCCCTCGCATTCAGTGTCATCGCAGTATCGACCTTCAACTATGGCTTCGACAACGCCGCGTACAACAACACCCAGGCCATGGACGCCTTCCAGCGGCAGTTCGGCGACTGGAACGAGGCCGCGGGCACATACAAgatctcgccatcatggctatCGCTCTTCAACAGCTTGAACTATATCGGCTTCGGTGCCGGAGTCATCATCGGCAGCTTGGTCAGTGAGCGCTGGGGACGGCGATGGTGCATGTTTGGTATGAGTGCCTGGGCGCTTGTtccagccatcatggccgttACTTCAGTTAGCAAGCATCAGATTATGGCGACGAGAATCCTCAACT ACATCTATATCGGCATGGAGCTTGCTGTCGTCCCCGTCTATCAATCCGAGATCATGCCCAAAGAAATCCGAGGCTTCGCAGTCGGCTCGTATCAGTTCAGCTTAATG ACGGGCACCCTTATTGTCAGTTGTGTCTGCAGAGGTACAAGTTCCTTGTCCGGAAACCTGTCCTTCCGAATTCCTtttggcctcttcttcatcatccccgTCGTCGTGATGATTTTGATCTTCTTTATCCCAGAG TCCCCGCGCTGGCTCCTGACCAAGGATAGAACCGAAGAAGCACGAGCAGCTCTCGGAAAGTTGCGCGAAGGAAAACAGACCGAAGCCGAGATCGACGAGCAGTTCGCGGCTCTCCAGTACGCTTTGGAGAAGGAACCTGAGCAGGGACGATACGTTGAACTCTTCCAGGGCAAGAACCTCAAGCGAACCGGTATTGTCGTCGCCATGAACTTCTTCCAACAAGCCACCGGCCAGGCATTTGCTTCCAGTTACGGTACTATCTTCATTCGTGATATCGGAACCATAAACCCCTTTACCATGAGCATCATCAATTCCATCGTCAATCTTACCGTTGCCTTTACCGGCCTTTATTTCGTTGATCGGCTAGGCCGCCG TCCCCTTCTATTCACAAGCGCAGGGTGGATGTTCTCGGCGATTGTCACCATGGGCGCTCTCGGAACAGTTGCCAATCCCTCCTTCGGCATCAAGTCAGGAATCGTAGCAATGCTCACCCTGTTCGGCTCCGGATTCACGTTCGCCTTTGCACCGCTCAACTACGTCGTCACTACCGAGATCCCAGCTCTGCGCCTCCGAGATGCCTCGCAGCGAACAgcctccatcgtcaacgtcgccaCGAACTTCGTGGTCAGCTTCAGCATCCCTTATTTGCTGTACGACCAGTACGCAGGGCTCGGGTCCAAGCTCGGGTTCGTCTTTGCAGGAATTCTCGCGTTGGCCATCGTTTTTGTGTATTTTTGCGTTCCCGAGTGCAAGGGCAAGTCCCTCGAGCAGGTTGATCGGCTCTTCAACCAGAACGTGAGCCTGAGAAAGTTTGGCAAGTACAAGACAGAGGACCTTGCGACGGATTCGGCTGATGGGGCTGAGAAGGGAGTTGGTGTGGCAGTTACGAGCCATAAGAATTAG
- a CDS encoding MFS domain-containing protein: protein MAKSPNEEAHLPGVDGDDFQGLVLADVIPRDRKPWYSDWTLWKLNLLLLSGLLTQTATGFDASMLNGMQSLPQWQEFFGEPKGTRLGAMTFGPNGGVLISILVSSQLCDWLGRRKPIFGGSILIIVGSIIQTWSRNYGMFVASRFIIGFGLGIVSTAAPPLLSEVTYPTHRGQVVSFMMCSWPLGALIAAWVTYGTFQIQGSWAWRLPSILQATFSVAQACLVMFAPESPRWLIYKGRYKEAMDILVKWHGYGDPNSRLARFEMAEITATLEVEKVQKRSRWAEWISTRGNWHRFFLALYIPAMLQWSGNALTSYYLAKVLNSINITDHKTQLLLNAGLQIWGFLSAVLFAMLVDKFGRRRLFLVGMTGMGCSYVIWTICSALNQETGFKHIGYAGAVLAMIFVFSLWYHACSPIGATYIMEVTPYSLRAKASMLYQLTGNLAGIYNAFANPVAMEAIAWKYYIVWCVAIAIHLTLIYFFFPETKGRSLEEVAEIFDGPDAAVGTNAMKQMGLDTNVDGAVGFEKDGQGLESSAKAAVVQVDRK, encoded by the exons ATGGCAAAGTCTCCAAACGAAGAAGCTCACCTTCCTGGTGTCGACGGCGATGACTTCCAGGGCCTCGTCCTTGCTGATGTCATTCCACGCGATCGCAAGCCGTGGTACTCTGATTGGACCCTCTGGAAGCTGAACCTGCTTCTGCTCAGTGGTCTTTTGACCCAGACGGCGACAGGTTTCGATGCCA GTATGCTCAACGGTATGCAGTCTCTGCCTCAATGGCAAGAGTTCTTTGGCGAACCCAAGGGAACGCGTCTCGGAGCCATGACCTTTGGCCCCAACGGTGGCGTCCTCATCTCGATCCTTGTCTCGTCTCAGCTTTGCGATTGGCTCGGTCGAAGGAAGCCCATCTTTGGAGGATCCATCCTTATCATTGTCGGATCCATCATTCAGACCTGGAGCCGCAACTATGGCATGTTTGTTGCTTCGCGCTTCATCATTGGCTTTGGCCTGGGAATCGTTTCTACCGCTGCTCCGCCGCTGCTCTCTGAGGTCACATACCCGACGCATCGTGGACAGGTTGTCTCCTTCATGATGtgctcttggcctcttggtGCCTTGATTGCTGCTTGGGTCACGTACGGCACCTTTCAGATCCAGGGATCCTGGGCATGGCGTCTCCCCAGCATTCTTCAGGCCACCTTCTCCGTCGCCCAAGCTTGCCTGGTAATGTTTGCCCCTGAGTCTCCCCGATGGCTGATCTACAAGGGCCGTTACAAGGAGGCTATGGATATCCTGGTCAAGTGGCACGGTTACGGCGACCCCAACTCCAGACTTGCACGCTTCGAAATGGCTGAGATTACGGCTACTCTCGAGGTCGAAAAGGTCCAGAAGAGGTCACGGTGGGCTGAATGGATCTCGACCCGTGGAAACTGGCACCGTTTCTTTCTCGCCCTGTACATCCCCGCCATGCTGCAGTGGTCTGGCAACGCCCTCACCTCTTACTACCTCGCCAAGGTTCTCAATTCGATCAACATCACCGACCACAAGACTCAGCTGCTTCTCAACGCTGGTCTTCAAATCTGGGGTTTCCTTTCAGCTGTTCTCTTCGCCATGCTTGTCGATAAGTTTGGTAGACGAAGACTCTTCCTTGTTGGCATGACTGGTATGGGTTGTTCCTACGTTATTTGGACCATCTGCTCTGCGCTCAATCAGGAGACGGGGTTCAAGCACATTGGTTATGCCGGCGCAGTTCTTGCCATGATTTTCGTCTTCTCCCTTTGGTATCATGCCTGTTCTCCCATTGGTGCGACATATATCATGGAGGTCACGCCCTACTCGCTGCGTGCCAAGGCCTCCATGTTGTACCAGCTGACAGGCAACTTGGCGGGTATCTACAATGCCTTTGCCAACCCCGTCGCCATGGAAGCCATTGCATGGAAGTACTACATCGTCTGGTgcgtcgccatcgccattcACCTGACCCTCATCTAtttcttcttccccgagaccaagggtcGATCGCTCGAGGAGGTGGCCGAGATCTTTGACGGTCCTGATGCCGCGGTTGGAACCAACGCCATGAAGCAGATGGGTCTGGATACCAATGTTGATGGTGCTGTCGGctttgagaaggatggcCAGGGGTTGGAATCTTCGGCTAAGGCTGCCGTTGTGCAGGTCGATAGGAAGTAG